In one Acidimicrobium ferrooxidans DSM 10331 genomic region, the following are encoded:
- the sodN gene encoding superoxide dismutase, Ni: protein MLLARMFNALDRLRAPRPVSAHCDLPCGVYDPAQARVEAESIKAIMEKFNASDDPYFRDRATLIKEQRAEECNHHLDVLWYQYFQPAHLEKYPQLHELFWSTKKLTSQAKRANDVAIADQLLAKINEIADIFWETKKA from the coding sequence ATGCTGCTTGCACGCATGTTCAACGCCCTCGATCGCCTCCGCGCACCGCGCCCGGTCTCGGCACACTGTGACCTGCCGTGTGGTGTGTACGATCCCGCGCAGGCCCGCGTTGAAGCCGAATCGATCAAGGCCATCATGGAGAAGTTCAACGCCTCCGACGACCCCTATTTCCGCGATCGCGCGACGCTCATCAAGGAGCAGCGCGCCGAGGAGTGCAACCATCACCTCGATGTGCTCTGGTATCAGTACTTCCAGCCAGCGCACCTCGAGAAGTACCCGCAGCTCCACGAGCTCTTCTGGTCGACGAAGAAGCTGACCAGCCAGGCCAAGCGTGCCAACGACGTGGCGATCGCCGACCAGCTGCTGGCGAAGATCAACGAGATCGCCGACATCTTCTGGGAGACCAAGAAGGCGTAG